The Gossypium hirsutum isolate 1008001.06 chromosome D07, Gossypium_hirsutum_v2.1, whole genome shotgun sequence genome includes the window CACTGGCTCGAACCGAACCGAAAACAGCTGAGTCAGCTTAGAGTGCCGTGAGGGTGTCGTACTTGCTATGGCACCATCAAGCACGGCGGTGCTGGCTACTGCAACATTCTGGTGGCCGACAAATAGTCAACGATAGTGGTTCTTCAGAGATTGAGCAATGGGTCATTATATAAATAGAGTCATGGGTAATTATTTTTCACATACTtaaatttaagagaaagttgtagagagaaaattcattgatgaaattatttcagagaatttctagagatatttttaatatttacaacttgaccccagaatttagagaaattgtaaaattaccccataggtaatttttgtgaaaaattttctgattcgaaggaAGCCTACGTTTGACAGACGTGAGtttgaggatagtggagaagactactTGGTCGAAGTGTTTATCCTAGATGAgtaaaaaatgtacaattttgattaagtgtttattactttagatatcacaaccaagttcctatttttgaaagaaaaattaaattctgATTTTTCCTCAATATATTTTCTGTTGCGTTTTCCAAACTCAATTTTCCAACAATTTTCGTCTATGCAACACATTTTATTCAACCTTATGGCTTGTAATTGACCTAGTTAGGCTAGAAAACATTtctatatatattcatacttAGGCTAAATTAAAAAGAGAGGGTTTAGAGAGCTATTTTAGAGTAGatttttaggatttaattttggtttctgtttattttcaatttagtcttttgttctaaaaacaatttttttcttcttgttttggcTTGAATTCAATTTGGATTCAAGGCTTCATTTATTTAGTTCTTTCTAAATTTCTTTTGCGTCTTCTCTTGCGGTGCTTTTGTTTTCGTTGGTATAAGTTGTAAAAAACGTCACTATAACCCTATTTTGTTGTAATgaattttcaagaaaaagttaaaagGATGGTGCGTGACATGAAAAAACAAGACACTCGCTTTATTGGCTTTCTTCTCACGCtagaataaatatatttttgttatgcttttttaaaaaagataaattcattaattcatttaatgaatGGAACCATACGATTTAGGGAGAAAAAATAACACACACTCGTCGTAAATGGTGAATGACAAGCTCCATTTACAGAACAAAGGTTTTAGTCTCAACATCAATAGAACATCATGACACGTTGACAATTgactttgtcacaactcaagcacaacACAGCTAGAGTGATTGTaagcacttaatacgataaggAAATCAACCTTGGATGGTCCAAAGCGGCGAgcaaaaaatcgaaaaaagagTTCATCATTtaccaaactagagaggacgacaacaaaaatatccctaaaatcacttgtaaaactgtaacaacccaatttcgaccctaatcggacgtagtggtttcgagaccacaaatctaagtctgaaaaatattttaatattattttctgtgtttattatgtgtgaatttacatgtgtgaaagtttcgtgaatttattttattgtttgactGCTTAATTTGAGAATAGGGCTTAATCGTGTATAATAAAAATTAGTGGTTAATTATGAAAgagcctaattgttgttgtctttatagtTTGGAGGTTCTATGATGCAATTAGCCCACTATATAAGTTAGTGGATTGTAATGGTCAAGAATgaccttatattatatgttatatatgtatattagtaAAGGTTaacttagtaaaataataataatgttagtataatgataataaaataaaaaacaaaataaaaagaaccaTGCAAATGTTCATAaaatagccgaaacttcaaaaggaaagaaagaaaagaggaaagataGATTCGGCACTTGTAttctttgatttaggtatgtattttgttgggtttttgataatttttacgtttttgagatcgttgcttcgtgttcttcaaaacccatgtcttaattttttgaattgtggataattttgaaatgtgtcattgatgaatgcttgagttttatgatgctagtaggtgaaatatgaaatatatttgttagattaacatgtattgttttgaatttttggtgaaattgagtaattatggttaaattatgaaaataaatttttaagggactaaaatgctaaataaatgaaaaatatagacttgtatggacactaggaatattcggccattAGGAGTGTAGTTAAATTTTGTGTATCTTGTGTTTTGaacaaaaatgattaaattgtaaaaagtgtgaaatgttaggggaaaaattgtaattttcccattcatgtgttttaggctaaattgaatagaatgatgtttaaataagcttaatttgaatatgtttagatcaagaattaaagaaatcggatttggatcagggaaaggcaaaagtggtcgagtagccgatttaacaatcgacgacatccgaggtaagtttataagcaaatagacgttgtaaattttagataaatattaattatatatgctgaaatgaaatatgcaaaatatatatatgtgtggtagccgaatgtgtatatgtttgAGAAGCAGGGATATACGTGAATGTGATTTGTTGATAtttagcactgagtgtgcgagtatgaaatagctacggctatatgattagcactaagtgtgcgaattaaATGATGAGGTTGAATaacgagcactaagtgtgcgaaactaaataatgatgttaaataattggcactaagtgtgcgaaaccgAGATCAATTTGTTTAAGTGAGAAAAGAGCACTAATGGTGCAACTTTATTAATGCTTCGATAAATTATTTAGTACAAATTGTACTGATTCGATGAATGATAAATGTGACACATATGTATATGTTGGTATAAGtatgtaatatttaattaatatatgctATCAAATTTAGTTGGTTATGTCAATTGGGATACAAAAGTATGTGTGTGTGTAAAAAAGcctatatatattcggccaaagggTAAGTATATGTGTGAAATCATAACTATGTTTTATATGCatttatatatgaatgagtaCATTCGGTAAAGAGCGGTATATGATTTGAAGATGAAAAATAACTATGTTATTACTTAAAGGTATATTTAGCCAAGCTGAAATTGGTTCATagttatatatttgatatataagaTTTGCAAGCtcgaatgtgtatatatgaatatgattgcaTTATTCGGtttgttattgaattattaaggtcattgaattgtttaattgcttatgacttactaagctgtgatagcTTATTGTGTATTTGTGTTTCCTtcggttttatagattttggaagctagttacgggctcggggatcgtcagcgtAGTCAATCACACTATCGTCCGTCCATCGGTACCTATAgaagttaaatttaaaatctatggcatgtataggctatactacccttttgaatatattttgaatgaagtgtatatatataataagccatgcgaaaatggtttgtttattttgacatgaatggtttcatgctttgattaaatattatggtTGATGATTTGGCTATGTTTCTTAAATGATTGAGACTAATATAAGTGATGTTATGCTTTGGaagattttgaattttgataattatgAATATTGATTGTGATAGACAAGTAAAGTTAATTGATATGATACGGTATAAGTATAAGCTATGTTTGAAATCATGGatggaaatattttaattttctgtaattgagattgaatttgaattatcaTTTACTATGTGAAAGTTGTATATTGATATACTATGAAATTATACAAATGCTTATGGCATATTCAACCCAATGTTTTTATTTGCTTGTATTTATAAGGGTTGATATAGGTacatatgttaaaatataatgattatatgtaaaataggtaaaattttaaatgtgagttttatatacacatttgtgtcatTGTTGTTTGTAATTGATTTGTTAGTTGAGTAGGCGAAATGAGGTATGGCCAAAAGTAGTGTTTGAAATATTCtgcataatttttaattattagttatgTGTTTACGAATATGTTCGATGCATGATATGAAATGACTTGTAATAAGTTGATATTACCTTTTTGATTTAAGACTTGGTTGGTTTAGTAGGTtgaacatgtgtatatatatgattattcgaatttgaatttggttcggtaatacctcgtaaccctattccggcgacggttacggttaggggtgttacaaaaaccaAGGTTACATGTATAAGCAACACAAAAAAACATGCTACAAGAGcatacaaaaatttttaaaactgaaaacttattaaataatggaaaattttaaaaaatatataaaacttaagacaacatgaGTCCAAATCGACTCGTGAcattatttattattctgaaatgcTCTCAAAACAGAAACGGATTAAGAAACTGACGAAAAACTATCACTTTCCAAGAAAAACTATTGGTGGTCGGTGGAGTTTAAATGAATAATAGCCGTCGTCATTTATCCATCATAACTTGTGAAGACCGCAAAGATTATTTTTTTGAGTTAACaacaatttctattttaatataGAATTATGTgtttaaaagacaaaaaaaaaatcaattaaaccgtACTTTTTGTCATCCAATTGCATTGTTGACTTGAGAATTTCAGTCAAAACAAGTTTGTTAGACTCATGTTAACCAATAATTTGGGTAAAAAATGTAAGGGGCCGTCAACGGCTTCGTGGTGTGTTGCCCGCTGTGTAAAAATGCTAATGTGgcatattattttgaaaattttccactTGTTTTGTGACATGGATATTGATTTTAAATAGGAAATGAAATCACTCCTTTGCCCATTATCCTCAACTCAAAACAAAACTCAAATCCTCATATTTTGATGAAAAACTTTCGCTTCATATTATCAACAACCTACCCTAATTATTCTTTTATCTATTAGAACTGATTTTGGGATACTCGTCTATGTTTATAAGTCCGTTCAAAAAATGAGAGAGTTTGATTTAAAATATAGGCTCAGAAAATAGGCTTAGACAAAAAATAAGGCATATTTTCTAAATGGGCTAGGCCTCGAGTAGAATTTTTTACCTGAATCCGTCCCAAATAagttattttgttgttgttttgctatcatttcgttattatattgcttttttattattattaattttgctactaattTATAGGTATTGTTTGCTAAGTTGCAACcatattagtgttatttaagtataatttttttaatgtattttcaatttgttcgaaaatatttcttttaatatttttagtttatttgatgcattgtattttttaaatttatttttatataaaaattaatctaaaaaaattaatacaaacaGGCCAAActaagtttaacatttttaatcaaggtcgaatttaagtaaaatttaaatctattttttaagtCGAGTTAGATCCGAGCCtgaaaaataaacctaaaatatTAACCTGATAATCAGGTCTTGTAAATACTCTTCCATTAGCGACATCAAAGAACAAACCCAACCTTTGTTACCCATGGATAAAATTTGTGAAAGTAGAAGAGAAGAAGAGGGTTTGTTTTAGGGTTTACTTCTCCAAGCCGTTCATGTATTTCTACTTTTTAAGTTTTAGTCagactaaaattgaaaaattacaagaatcaaatccaagcaaattgaaatagaaaattttgacatttcagAAACCATCCTTCTAAATTACTCCAAATGGAATCGTAGAATGCGCATGTAATGTCATCTGCTACAAATTTGCTAAAAtttctatataaaaaatatattatttaagaaataaattcGAGATTGATGTTAATTTATGATTCAATCAACATATACATGTTTCTTTATATAATCTTTCAAAACTTTTTAGTGGATTAAGTGGgaattaaatatttgataattcAAAACAAATACATAATAAAAGAAATTTGTTCAAATTATGTCTTTAGCTAACCTTTTCCAATGAACTCCATTTTTCTACCTCCGTCGCAGCAAACTACACTTTCTTGGGGTAATTTTCTTACTTATAATAATCAAAGTTTCACCAAGCCCAAAATGGAAATGGATCTAAATTAGGGTTTAAGTGCCGGTAGAGAGTCACTAGGAAGCCCAACCGGCATAAAACTATTGGGCATGAGTCgcattttctattttaatttaattttaacccttTCGGTGCTATTCCTGAAAGGAAGCGGGTGGTGGGAAATCAGCTGAAAATTCAGTAGCACTGAAAAATGTGGGGCTGTGCTGCTCTTTCAGTTGAGCTAAACAAAATATGCGCGCCTCTCCAGTTTCACCCTCGCTAACTGCTGTTTCCACCGTCGTATTCCCGCCTTTCCCCGCCACCACCCGCTTCCTTCTCCACCCACCACCCTCCTATAAAGCCACCGCCTCTCTTTTCCTCTCAGTTCCCTGTCCCAGGTTTCTTTTCTCCAAATCCAGGCCCTGCCCCTTTTGCTCTAACTCCGATGCTACCACAAACGAGGAGGATGATTTTTATTTTGACGTTGACGATGATGGGATTGTTTCTTCAGATGATGAGACACAACCATTGTCTGAAGACGGTGTCTTTATTGAGATAAAAAAGCTTGGAGGGAATTCTCGTAGAATTCGGTCCAAAATCGGGATTGAAGCCAACCTCGATACTGTTTGGAACATCTTGACCAACTATGAGAAGTTGGCTGATGTTATTCCGGGTCTTGCTGTCAGCGAAGTTGTCGAAAAGAAACACAAATTTGCTCGACTTTATCAGGTACATCATTATCTCCcgtttcttttcatttccttttttattctgtCTTCTGTTTATCTAAATTTTAGTTGCATGTGAACTTTGGCAATGTCGTACTTATGTTAATTAAAACTTTTAAGTAAGATGCAAACAAATTTAGGATTTTTAGAACAAAATGAAGGCGTTTCTGGGTTTCTCTAAATATGGGTAGGAAATTTGTTGCACATGTTGAGGGTTTAAATGTGAGTGCCAATTGCTGGGTGGatcatttggaaaaagaaaaagggctaTTTTGAGTTCCTTGAGTCCTACAGAGGGATGAGAGTAGAATGTAAGTACTGAGATTGAGAAGCTCTATTATATTAATCTTTTGATATTCTGGGCAATGAATCCATTTCCTTCACTCCATTACCTTTATTAggagtcggattgcattttgccccctccactcaaaaaatgagcaaattagtccctctacattagattaaagagtaaattgttcttttgttaaaattttcgatGTTAAAAACTGGTATTATAAGGTACACAGTGGCAAGCCATGCATAA containing:
- the LOC107954402 gene encoding uncharacterized protein isoform X2; this translates as MRASPVSPSLTAVSTVVFPPFPATTRFLLHPPPSYKATASLFLSVPCPRFLFSKSRPCPFCSNSDATTNEEDDFYFDVDDDGIVSSDDETQPLSEDGVFIEIKKLGGNSRRIRSKIGIEANLDTVWNILTNYEKLADVIPGLAVSEVVEKKHKFARLYQIGQQSLPLGLKFNAKGVIDCYERDLEILPSGKKREIQFKMVEGDFTMFEGTWLIEQGISTRKEALISC
- the LOC107954402 gene encoding uncharacterized protein isoform X1, whose protein sequence is MRASPVSPSLTAVSTVVFPPFPATTRFLLHPPPSYKATASLFLSVPCPRFLFSKSRPCPFCSNSDATTNEEDDFYFDVDDDGIVSSDDETQPLSEDGVFIEIKKLGGNSRRIRSKIGIEANLDTVWNILTNYEKLADVIPGLAVSEVVEKKHKFARLYQIGQQSLPLGLKFNAKGVIDCYERDLEILPSGKKREIQFKMVEGDFTMFEGTWLIEQFNKRKYEGEEASLGEEFQTTLWYLVDLKPKIWLPVRLVENRLSIEIKTNLLSIREEAERLISALNSA